Proteins from a single region of Punica granatum isolate Tunisia-2019 chromosome 8, ASM765513v2, whole genome shotgun sequence:
- the LOC116215854 gene encoding plant UBX domain-containing protein 10-like, producing the protein MSCSWRENSQGSGEASSRGIVRRMVSLPRTVIGEFSRAVGQGMDMMGLGSRRRQPIPINYPAHPLEEHLVSAVPDEWAFLTAFEQQYGPSHPFFYTCRLTEALKIAEQDKKFLFLYLHSKEHPLTPSFCRETLCSELMVQFLDANFICWGGLAHRGEGSQMAATLQPGSFPFCALVAPAPGNSIAVLRQIEGPISPFELVEILQRTVEEQGPAFGLGSSKAEQEEKVRADRRLREEQDAAYLAALKIDKDKELRKSSQIRDIGRKPVESPKKHYQKPTETRAAIDSTDKVLAPPGKNPQTTQILIRFPNGEKREQSFSCSDEIRSVFRYIDSLGLSAIGPYRLVSSFPRKTYGADQIGMTLRDAGLYPRASLFLEAL; encoded by the exons ATGTCTTGTTCATGGAGGGAAAATTCCCAGGGGAGTGGAGAGGCCTCCAGCAGGGGGATAGTCAGGAGAATGGTAAGCCTGCCCCGGACTGTGATCGGAGAATTCTCAAGAGCAGTGGGCCAGGGAATGGACATGATGGGATTAGGGAGTAGAAGACGCCAACCCATCCCTATTAACTACCCGGCTCATCCCCTAGAAGAACACCTGGTCTCTGCAGTCCCTGATGAATGGGCATTCCTCACTGCTTTCGAGCAACAATACGGGCCTAGTCACCCCTTCTTCTACACCTGCCGACTGACTGAGGCGCTGAAGATAGCAGAGCAGGACAAGAAGTTCCTGTTCCTTTACCTTCACTCGAAGGAGCATCCTTTAACGCCCTCCTTCTGCAGAGAAACACTGTGCTCCGAGCTCATGGTACAGTTCCTTGATGCAAACTTCATTTGCTGGGGAGGCCTAGCTCATAGAGGTGAGGGTTCGCAAATGGCTGCAACTTTACAGCCGGGAAGCTTTCCATTCTGTGCATTGGTTGCTCCTGCTCCTGGGAATTCCATCGCCGTTTTACGACAG ATTGAAGGCCCAATTTCACCTTTCGAGCTGGTGGAGATACTTCAGAGGACAGTAGAGGAGCAAGGACCGGCATTTGGCCTTGGAAGCAGTAAAGCCGAGCAAGAAGAGAAGGTAAGAGCCGACCGTAGGCTCAGAGAGGAGCAAGATGCTGCATATCTTGCAGCTCTTAAGATTGACAAG GATAAGGAGTTAAGGAAAAGCTCACAAATCCGAGATATCGGTCGAAAACCGGTGGAATCACCAAAGAAACACTATCAGAAACCAACTGAGACCCGAGCTGCTATAGATTCCACTGACAAAGTCCTCGCACCTCCAGGAAAGAACCCGCAGACCACACAG ATACTGATACGGTTTCCAAACGGGGAGAAAAGAGAGCAGAGCTTCTCCTGCTCTGATGAGATCCGCTCAGTCTTCCGTTACATTGATTCGCTAGGCCTCTCAGCGATTGGACCTTACAGATTAGTCTCGAGCTTTCCTCGGAAAACATATGGCGCAGATCAAATTGGGATGACTCTTAGAGATGCCGGTCTATATCCTAGAGCTAGCCTCTTCCTGGAGGCCCTCTAG